In Archangium violaceum, the following are encoded in one genomic region:
- a CDS encoding DUF3105 domain-containing protein, with protein sequence MSPFQRALPALLLLPLLACGPSKPDCSRFEIPLSPPPASANHISCTSTACGDGLNPPTSGPHCADTLRCRVHDTEQSRCLWLHNLEHGHAVFLYNCPEGCPDIVATLESARQQAKVGSNGVIRALVAPDSNIPTRVAALLWRRAWVSDTPDAEALQCLLALQDEEAPEAELACLP encoded by the coding sequence ATGTCCCCGTTCCAGCGCGCCCTTCCCGCCCTCCTCCTGCTCCCCCTGCTCGCCTGCGGTCCGAGCAAGCCCGACTGCTCCCGCTTCGAGATTCCCCTCTCGCCGCCCCCGGCGTCCGCGAACCACATCTCCTGCACGAGCACGGCGTGCGGAGACGGCCTGAACCCGCCCACCAGTGGCCCGCACTGCGCCGACACCCTGCGGTGCCGGGTCCACGACACCGAGCAGAGCCGGTGCCTGTGGCTGCACAACCTGGAGCACGGGCACGCGGTCTTCCTCTACAACTGTCCCGAGGGATGCCCCGACATCGTGGCCACGTTGGAGTCCGCCCGGCAGCAGGCGAAGGTCGGGAGCAACGGGGTCATCCGCGCCCTGGTCGCCCCGGACTCGAACATTCCCACGCGTGTGGCCGCCCTGCTGTGGCGGCGGGCCTGGGTTTCGGACACGCCGGACGCGGAGGCGCTGCAATGCCTGCTGGCGCTCCAGGACGAAGAGGCCCCCGAGGCGGAGCTCGCATGCCTCCCATGA
- a CDS encoding adenylate/guanylate cyclase domain-containing protein — protein MPDLVRRASSALFEHTPDGVLVLDSQHRLLEANSAAQRLLGESREALLGRSLAELLPEWTPPGPLSPEDPPREGELVWYGTAGAPRQARVLRIRCVPLPEGLMLVLRDLTAHAEVESSLRQQKEYYESLVLNSPVAIVTINLRFTVVSWNPAAEQLFGYTRQEAVGRNLLRLVAGEGPLREEAETTAREALQQGRVHTLTRRLRRDGTILDVELLALPVMVEGEHVGFIAIYHDITELRRLHDQELAHLRTIQRERERVDQLLLNILPKPVADRLKQGQRIIVENFPDVTVLFADLVDFTHFSTQHTPPDVLQVLNMVFSVFDQLTDELGVEKVKTIGDAYMAVGGLSLPRSDHAEAMASLALAMRTELLKLGEQLQIPLHLRIGIHSGPVIAGVIGDKKFAYDLWGDTVNTASRMESHGVVDGIHVTEAVHERLRGRYRFQDQGVMHVKGKGPMRTWLLLGAE, from the coding sequence ATGCCCGACCTGGTTCGCCGCGCCTCTTCCGCCCTCTTCGAGCACACCCCCGACGGCGTGCTGGTGCTCGATTCCCAGCACCGGCTCCTGGAGGCCAACAGTGCCGCGCAGCGGTTGCTCGGCGAGTCGCGCGAGGCGCTCCTGGGCAGGTCCCTCGCGGAGCTGCTGCCGGAGTGGACGCCTCCCGGACCGCTGTCTCCCGAGGACCCACCCCGGGAGGGGGAGCTCGTCTGGTACGGCACCGCGGGCGCTCCACGTCAGGCGCGCGTACTGCGCATCCGGTGCGTGCCCCTCCCGGAAGGGCTGATGCTGGTGCTGCGCGACCTGACGGCGCACGCGGAGGTGGAGTCCTCGCTGCGCCAGCAGAAGGAGTATTACGAGTCGCTGGTCCTCAACAGCCCGGTGGCCATCGTCACCATCAATCTCCGGTTCACCGTGGTGTCCTGGAACCCGGCGGCGGAGCAGTTGTTCGGCTACACGCGCCAGGAGGCCGTCGGACGCAACCTCCTTCGGCTGGTGGCCGGAGAGGGGCCCCTCCGTGAGGAGGCCGAGACCACCGCGCGCGAGGCGCTCCAGCAGGGCCGGGTCCACACCCTCACGCGGCGCCTGCGCAGGGATGGGACGATCCTCGACGTCGAGCTCCTGGCGCTGCCGGTGATGGTGGAGGGGGAGCACGTGGGGTTCATCGCCATCTACCACGACATCACCGAGCTCCGCCGGCTGCACGACCAGGAGCTGGCGCACCTGCGCACCATCCAGCGCGAGCGCGAGCGGGTGGATCAGCTCCTGCTCAACATCCTGCCGAAGCCCGTGGCCGACCGGCTCAAGCAGGGCCAGCGCATCATCGTGGAGAACTTCCCGGACGTCACCGTGCTGTTCGCCGACCTGGTGGACTTCACCCACTTCTCCACCCAGCACACGCCGCCGGACGTGTTGCAGGTGCTGAACATGGTCTTCTCGGTGTTCGACCAGCTCACGGACGAGCTCGGGGTGGAGAAGGTGAAGACGATTGGCGATGCGTACATGGCGGTGGGCGGGCTGTCCCTGCCCCGGAGCGACCATGCCGAGGCCATGGCGAGCCTGGCGCTGGCCATGCGCACCGAGCTCCTGAAGCTGGGCGAGCAGTTGCAGATCCCCCTGCATCTGCGCATCGGCATCCACTCGGGTCCGGTGATCGCCGGGGTCATCGGCGACAAGAAGTTCGCCTATGACCTCTGGGGAGACACGGTCAATACCGCGAGCCGGATGGAGTCCCACGGCGTGGTGGATGGCATCCACGTCACCGAGGCGGTCCACGAGCGGTTGCGAGGCCGCTACCGCTTCCAGGACCAGGGCGTGATGCACGTGAAGGGGAAGGGCCCCATGCGCACCTGGCTGCTGCTCGGCGCGGAGTGA